A window of Acropora muricata isolate sample 2 chromosome 3, ASM3666990v1, whole genome shotgun sequence contains these coding sequences:
- the LOC136911558 gene encoding melanocortin receptor 4-like, with amino-acid sequence MNFTSQGDFSKFKKFWLIYQEPIFIFISVLNIFFAITATLGNTLILIALQKVSSIHPPTRLFLRCLTVTDFCVGIIVHPLFAAFLTKFPGGDWHILSLTVSFFSFIFCGVSFHTSAAISVDRLLALLLGLRYRLVVTLRRVRIAVVCLWFSGILEGLLYSFYSPDVGNSVAFVLTTVSVFVSVFSYTKIFLKLRQHQVQVQQNAGHEQVNDGRIPLNIERYKKIVYSIAWVQLVLIICYSPIVLYMILMTSRGNDDPGPIFLNSALTIAYFNSSLNPILYCWKVRDIRQAVKNTVKHIFNFSG; translated from the coding sequence ATGAACTTTACTAGTCAAGGAGATTTTTCTAAGTTTAAAAAGTTCTGGTTGATTTATCAAGAGCCAATCTTTATCTTTATCTCcgttttgaacattttctttgCTATTACCGCAACACTTGGCAATactctgatcctcattgcgctGCAAAAAGTGTCGTCGATTCATCCCCCAACAAGACTTTTTCTCCGTTGCCTGACGGTTactgatttttgtgttggcaTTATTGTTCATCCGCTTTTTGCCGCTTTTTTGACGAAGTTCCCCGGTGGAGATTGGCATATTCTTTCCTTAACAGTGAGTTTTTTCAGTTTCATCTTTTGTGGAGTTTCATTTCACACATCCGCAGCAATAagcgtggacaggcttctcgcgctgttactgggattgagatacagGCTTGTCgtaactttaagacgagttcgAATAGCTGTTGTCTGTTTATGGTTCAGTGGAATTTTGGAGGGATTGCTGTACTCGTTTTATTCCCCTGACGTTGGCAATAGTGTAGCGTTCGTTCTCACTACAGTAAGTGTATTCGTGTCGGTTTTCTCGTACACCAAGATTTTCCTGAAACTTCGACAGCATCAAGTTCAAGTGCAGCAAAACGCTGGACACGAACAAGTCAACGACGGAAGAATTCCGCTGAACATAGAACGATACAAAAAGATAGTCTACAGCATAGCCTGGGTGCAGTTAGTATTGATTATTTGCTATTCCCCGATTGTTCTTTACATGATTTTGATGACATCAAGAGGCAATGATGATCCAGGACCGATTTTTTTAAACTCCGCGTTAACGATTGCCTATTTTAATTCGTCCTTAAATCCGATACTTTACTGCTGGAAGGTACGAGATATCAGACAAGCAGTTAAGAACACAGTGAaacatatttttaatttctcagGCTAA